A window of the Chlamydiota bacterium genome harbors these coding sequences:
- the ptrA gene encoding Protease 3: MKKLFLVLATCVCIFAQDLPKTKVIEDTSNLTILTPDLKQRSVLKIELPNKLQVYIVSDPGMHESCATLAVETGSWDDPADAMGLAHFCEHMLFMGTEKYPIEKEYHTFIKDHGGKNNAFTTDIYTAYMFSIKNAHFEETLDRFSQFFVAPLFNESGLEREKKAVHEEFMLWKEDDSFREWSAEKELGNPNHPNKQFNCGNLTTLENVTQESIKQWYQEHYSANLMRLVIYSPLPLEQLQTLVEKCFSPIKNKNLKASNILESMTTQERKKHILYLNPIKDEKELSINWELPLEMAQNRTHRLGHILAYILQNPNEHSLYTQLKSKQWIEEILAQESKEGKNYAIFNIGFKLTDQGIKHTDEILEMTFQTLKNMQTTPLPRHIFDDLQRRALLSYNYQQRQDAFALTYFEAHNILFEDLTTYPQKSSIIAQYDPELFARYVGELHFDNAMLTIVGKPEITQQTCDQKEHYTQAEYTLAPLDKQLTATIAQLENAPFVFPEKNPYLPTNLEPIEACAPNSQYITPLLIEESDMSKIYYAKDDRFFIPKVSMQLTIKTPKANYAYAKQAALMNLVVFATNEKLRETCRQAAYADLHGMVFPSSDGLKLFISGFDEKADTLLFNMLAKLQSLDLTKGEFNTYKSQLIREAKNAEKDRPVSQSFGLLRKTFVQDTFLPEEMKKAYEAIDYEDLVRYHKQLFSQVYIEGVLFGALSEEKARAIKDKLLLSFDAKSYPKSHHREKNVLILPENRGPFEFIKKSKVLGNAICLAIQDGALNLKQELMQKGLATALETPFFDELRTKQQTGYVVHAGSTQFENQCLTYFVVQSSTHTPQELLARFDLFLEDFVKNIHTNVTKERFENLKDAALKSLKQPMQTFDEASSTLYSYGFNHHGQFNRREEAIQIIENLTYEESIDFAKTFLSKQNKRRFAVLIEGKSDAHDILKYESVRSCKSLQKQGTFTSFDQEFYLEKTETE; this comes from the coding sequence ATGAAAAAGTTATTTTTAGTTCTTGCAACTTGTGTTTGCATTTTTGCACAAGATCTCCCAAAAACAAAAGTGATCGAAGACACATCCAATCTTACGATTTTAACACCCGATCTAAAACAACGAAGCGTGCTAAAAATTGAACTTCCCAACAAACTTCAAGTGTATATTGTTTCTGATCCAGGTATGCATGAGTCTTGCGCCACTCTTGCTGTTGAAACAGGCTCTTGGGATGATCCTGCAGATGCTATGGGTTTGGCTCACTTTTGTGAACACATGCTTTTTATGGGCACAGAAAAATACCCTATAGAAAAAGAATATCACACCTTCATTAAAGACCATGGGGGTAAGAATAATGCTTTCACAACAGATATCTATACAGCGTACATGTTTTCTATCAAAAATGCACATTTTGAAGAAACCCTCGATCGATTTTCTCAATTTTTTGTGGCTCCTCTATTTAATGAAAGCGGCTTAGAGCGAGAAAAAAAGGCTGTTCACGAAGAATTTATGCTATGGAAAGAAGATGATAGCTTTAGAGAATGGAGCGCAGAAAAAGAGCTGGGTAACCCCAACCACCCCAACAAACAATTCAATTGCGGAAATCTTACAACACTTGAAAACGTCACACAAGAGTCTATTAAGCAATGGTATCAAGAGCACTACTCTGCAAATTTGATGCGCCTTGTGATTTATAGTCCCTTGCCTCTAGAACAACTACAAACCCTTGTTGAAAAGTGCTTTTCTCCTATCAAAAATAAAAACTTAAAAGCGTCTAACATCTTAGAATCTATGACAACGCAAGAGCGTAAAAAACATATTCTTTATCTCAATCCAATAAAAGATGAAAAAGAATTAAGTATTAACTGGGAATTACCTTTAGAGATGGCTCAAAACCGCACACATCGTTTAGGTCATATTTTAGCTTATATTCTTCAAAATCCCAATGAACATAGCCTCTATACACAGCTTAAATCCAAGCAATGGATTGAAGAAATATTAGCTCAAGAAAGTAAAGAAGGAAAAAATTATGCCATTTTTAACATTGGCTTTAAACTCACAGATCAAGGCATAAAGCATACAGATGAAATTCTTGAGATGACATTTCAGACACTAAAAAATATGCAAACAACTCCTCTGCCTCGCCATATTTTTGATGATCTTCAAAGAAGAGCTCTTTTATCCTACAACTACCAACAGCGTCAAGATGCTTTTGCTCTGACATACTTTGAAGCTCACAACATTTTGTTCGAAGATTTGACCACGTATCCCCAAAAATCTTCCATCATCGCTCAATATGATCCAGAGCTTTTTGCAAGATATGTCGGAGAGCTCCATTTTGATAATGCGATGCTCACCATTGTTGGTAAGCCTGAGATCACTCAACAGACTTGTGATCAAAAAGAACACTACACACAGGCAGAATATACCCTTGCGCCTTTAGACAAGCAGCTCACTGCAACAATCGCACAATTAGAAAATGCACCTTTTGTTTTTCCTGAAAAAAATCCCTACTTACCTACAAATTTAGAACCTATTGAAGCATGCGCTCCCAACTCTCAATATATCACTCCTCTTTTAATCGAAGAGAGTGATATGAGTAAAATCTACTATGCAAAAGATGACCGCTTTTTTATTCCAAAAGTCTCTATGCAATTGACTATCAAAACACCAAAGGCAAATTATGCTTATGCCAAACAGGCAGCTTTAATGAATTTGGTTGTTTTTGCCACAAATGAAAAATTAAGAGAAACATGCAGACAAGCTGCATATGCTGATCTTCACGGAATGGTCTTCCCTTCAAGTGATGGACTCAAATTATTTATCTCTGGATTTGATGAAAAAGCAGACACTCTACTTTTTAACATGCTTGCAAAACTCCAATCTTTGGATCTTACAAAAGGGGAATTCAACACATATAAAAGCCAACTTATTCGTGAAGCAAAAAATGCAGAAAAAGATCGTCCTGTTTCTCAAAGCTTTGGTCTTTTACGAAAAACCTTTGTACAAGACACCTTTTTGCCAGAAGAAATGAAAAAAGCTTATGAAGCTATCGATTACGAAGATCTTGTGCGCTATCATAAGCAATTATTTTCTCAAGTCTATATCGAAGGCGTGCTTTTTGGAGCTCTGAGCGAAGAAAAAGCAAGAGCTATTAAGGACAAACTTCTTCTTTCCTTTGATGCAAAATCTTATCCAAAATCTCATCATCGAGAAAAAAATGTTCTCATTCTACCAGAAAACAGAGGACCTTTTGAATTTATAAAAAAAAGCAAAGTTCTTGGTAACGCGATCTGTTTAGCTATTCAAGATGGTGCTTTGAATTTAAAACAAGAATTGATGCAAAAAGGTCTTGCTACAGCATTAGAAACACCTTTTTTTGACGAACTAAGAACGAAACAACAAACAGGTTACGTTGTTCATGCTGGAAGCACACAGTTTGAAAATCAATGCTTGACCTATTTTGTCGTGCAGTCTTCTACACACACACCTCAAGAACTCTTGGCACGTTTTGATCTATTTTTGGAAGATTTTGTGAAAAACATTCACACAAATGTGACAAAAGAACGTTTTGAAAACCTTAAGGATGCCGCTTTAAAAAGTCTCAAGCAACCTATGCAAACCTTTGATGAAGCATCTAGCACCCTGTATTCTTATGGATTCAATCACCACGGACAATTTAATCGCAGAGAAGAAGCCATTCAAATCATCGAGAATCTTACCTATGAAGAGAGTATTGACTTTGCAAAAACGTTTTTATCCAAACAAAACAAACGCCGTTTTGCTGTTTTGATTGAAGGCAAAAGCGATGCTCATGACATCCTTAAGTATGAATCTGTGCGCTCTTGCAAAAGCCTGCAGAAACAAGGGACGTTTACTTCTTTTGATCAGGAATTTTATCTAGAAAAGACTGAGACAGAATAA
- a CDS encoding putative transcriptional regulatory protein has protein sequence MAGHSKWANIKHKKERSDAKKGKIFSKIAKEIITAVKLGGPDPKGNPRLRLVLQKAKAANMPNDNIERNIKKAASQDTAGYEECLYELYGHGGVGILVEAMTDNKNRTASDLRIATNKKGGTIALSGSVSFNFEKKGVIHIKKDPKLQEKLFNCAIEHGAEDFDVEEDEFIILTPPESLYEVKEALETITPIIDAELQWICKNLIACNEETQAKNMALIDFLEDLDDVDNVYHNMEV, from the coding sequence ATGGCAGGACATAGTAAATGGGCAAATATCAAGCATAAAAAAGAAAGAAGTGATGCAAAAAAGGGAAAAATCTTTTCCAAGATTGCGAAAGAGATCATCACAGCAGTCAAATTAGGCGGTCCTGATCCTAAAGGAAATCCCAGATTGCGTTTAGTGTTGCAAAAAGCCAAAGCTGCCAACATGCCCAATGACAATATTGAAAGAAATATCAAAAAAGCCGCAAGCCAGGATACGGCAGGTTATGAAGAGTGTCTGTATGAGTTGTATGGACATGGAGGAGTGGGTATTTTGGTCGAAGCGATGACAGATAACAAAAACAGAACGGCAAGTGATTTGCGTATTGCAACCAACAAAAAGGGCGGGACGATTGCATTGAGTGGATCTGTGAGTTTTAACTTTGAGAAAAAGGGCGTGATTCATATCAAAAAAGATCCCAAGCTCCAAGAGAAGCTATTCAATTGTGCCATTGAACATGGCGCGGAGGATTTTGATGTCGAAGAGGATGAGTTTATTATTTTAACGCCACCAGAAAGCTTGTATGAAGTTAAAGAAGCGCTAGAAACCATCACGCCCATCATCGATGCAGAGTTGCAATGGATCTGCAAAAACCTGATTGCTTGTAATGAAGAAACTCAAGCCAAAAATATGGCTTTAATTGATTTTCTCGAAGATCTAGACGATGTCGACAACGTTTATCATAATATGGAAGTCTAA